The sequence GAGTTAGTAATAGAGCAAGGTATGTACGATAAAGTCATCGTTACCAGAAATACGCCTGAAATCGCAGAGTCAATTGGTTTTTTACCAGGAACAGAAGAGGAGAAAATGGCTCCTTGGCTAGCTGCGATCACTGATTCATTAGAGGTATTACATAAAGGAGATGAAAACCCTGTTTCAAGCCGTAATTACATTATGGAAAAAGCGAATATTCAGTTTAAGTCAATTAATTTTATGCGTGGTCGCAGTATTCAAAATGCGATTGTGATTTTAGATGAAAGTCAAAATTTAACAGCGTCACAACTTAAAACGATTATTACCCGCTGTGGTGAAGGCACCAAACTAATTTGTTCCGGTAATTTAGCACAAATAGATAGTAATTATTTAACTGCAGTGACCTCAGGTTTAACTTATTTAGTTGAGCGATTTAAAAACTTTGAAGGGAGTGCAACGGTTAATCTTAATGGCGTTGTGAGGAGTCGTTTAGCTTCATTTGCAGAAGAAAATCTTTGATTTAAACATGTAATCTTTTAAAACACGCTTACTTATGTAAGCGTGTTTTATACCCAAACCACTTCAATATGTAGAATTCAGTTGGAGTTAGAAGCGCTTTAAGCAAGACATTGATTGCAAAGAATGGTGTTCCCTTTTTTAAAATCAATAACGCAGCATAAAGCGATTCTAAACCAATCCTACGGGGACTGCAGAGCAGTTCATGCTCGTTGTTCCATCTTCTTTTAAGGGAGTTACAATTAATACAAAGATGCGCCTAGAGCATGAATTGCTTAGAAGTATTGAAACTTACATATTGAAGAGGCTTGGGTATTATAACGCAAGCTTGTTTTGCCACTTGTTTAAAAGTTTGTCATAGCGGTCATCTGACATGACGAGATCTCTCGCTGTGATAAATTTTTTGTACGATACTGTCGTTTTTTTGAAAATTAAAAGCGTAATGCAGCGAGGGCGATTAAAACGAACAAAATCCAGAGCATTGTTGGAACGATTAAGAGATTATCAAGATGATGTCTTACGCTTTCTGACGAGCGCTGCAGTCCCATTTACCAATAATCAAGGAGAGAATGATATTAGGATGACAAAAGTTCATCAAAAAATATCAGTATATTTTAGAAGTATGCAAGGCGCAGAGATGTTCTGTTTGATCAGAAGTTATTTATCGACTTGCAGAAAACAATATGTATCTGCAAGCCTATCTCTTGAATTGCTATTCAAAAATCAGCTTCCAGATGTATTTATTGAAGATAAGGCTCAATAGTTACGTCAATTTTTACATAACTAACCATATTTTTAACGCTACTACCGTAACTTGTATGAGAGTTATGCCTTAATACGGGTGGAGGAGTTAAGTCTATTTCTTCAGATTCATTACCACAGGGGCTTTCGCTAAACATGATAGTGCCATTTACCACACACTTATAAATTGCAGCATCACAGGCATTGCTTGAAAGCAAAATGGCAAAGAAAATAAAGGGTTTTATTTTCATAGGCAATTCAAGACCTGTTTAGCAAAGACCGTAAATAAAAGCTTAGCATATAGATCTGCTTCGCATTTTTATTAAGGCCACTTTGTGGCAGTTATTTTTTAAGTGAATTTTTGAGATGTTTGTATATACGGGTAATAA is a genomic window of Pseudoalteromonas sp. '520P1 No. 423' containing:
- a CDS encoding DUF4124 domain-containing protein, whose product is MKIKPFIFFAILLSSNACDAAIYKCVVNGTIMFSESPCGNESEEIDLTPPPVLRHNSHTSYGSSVKNMVSYVKIDVTIEPYLQ